The region AGTGAATCCGCTAAAAAAGCCTTTAGTTTTAGCTGATTTTACAGGATTTCTGGAGCCCAACTCACCTGATATGTGAAATGCCAGACGCCTTCCAGCGAGGAGCGGCAGTTGATGGGCACAAAGTTCTCGTTGAAAAGCGTGATCAGCTGCTGGTCGTCCTTAACGCCGCGGCAGACATAGTCCACGGTGGGCTCCTGGCCATCGGGGATGCCCACACAGGGTCCCTCGAACTTCTCGAACACATTGAGGGTGCGGATGATGGTCCTGACGCAATGGTAGCAGTCCTTGGAGCGCTCCTTGAAGACGAAGGAGTACTCGTCGCCCTTGTGGCGCTGGTAGTTGATGCAGTAGCCTCGGCTGGACATCGAGGTGGCGTCGATCACCGTCAGCGTGGGCAGGCCCGTTTCCCACGAGAACCACGATCCCTGCAGGATCTTCGGTATGACGCAGTTGTCCCTCTGGATTTGGTTGTACTGGTTGTATTGGCCGAGGGCTGTAAGAAGGATGGGTGCGTTAGTTTTGGGCTGGTCCATTCACATGATTCACTTGGAGTCCAAGCCTTGGGTGTGGCTTGGCAATCAGATCACTGACCTGAGCCTAGGAAGCCCGCCAGGCagataacacccaaaataTATTGCATTGTGGGTTCGGTGTCTCCAGCACTAACAGCTAAACATATTTTGTATGGTTTTACTTGTGAGTGGAAGCTATAAAAATCGGTTTTACTACTAAACAATTGCAAACCACAACACGCAACAAACACAAGCTACCAATAAACCAAGCCGACCTTTACAACACTGACTTAATGAGAGCGCAATTTGTTCAACACTGTTAAATCAGCAACAATCGATTAATCGACCGTTACTCTTTGAAttgaaaactataaataatcaataacaaaaattaatgcATATGTCAccagaaaatatgtttttccTAACAATTAGTTAGTCTAGATCCtctttgataaaatataatacaagaaaaaatataaaaattgtataacttaaaaatagttttttttttaatatgaaaagaagtattctctttaaatatttacaaagaaAGTATTGATTGGGATATTTTTAActgattctgtttcttcaATTTAAAACGATTGTCGTACAGTTCTGCCGGACTAAAATCCAATATATTTATAACGCTTTTCAGTCTTCTTCTACCATCTTAACGACTCATCCCCAGACAACAAAGAGCTGTAAATGATTAACCCGACAATATAATATAGTACCAGATTCCGaatattattgatttttaaaagagGAATCAAACATTCCAGATTTAAAAACAATGGAATATTTTCATTCAGTCATActggaaatatttattatacgTTTTGagtgatttaaatttaaatttattaacatGCTGATTAGATAGATAGAGAGTAGAAGGTagataaaaaagtaaaacaactttaatattatttttgtacaaaGAACACTCACATCTACACAACTTCAGTCATAACCATAACCATTTTTAAGTTAAGGACTCCACTTAAAGGttttagtatttatatttCAGATAGTCTTACACCCTCTCTTGCTTTGGAGGGTTAACATAGATGCTGTCTGGAGCAGCAGAATCGAGAACATCGAACCCGAGCCCGAACGCCCCCGCAATTATTCAACAGACCGACTGCATTTTGGACTTTTTCGTCACTTGTTCCCAATTAGCTCACCTATTTTCGCAAGTACGGCTGCTAATCGGGTGATTTGTGGTGCGATTATGATGACCGCTGAGATATCTTGGGATTGTGATTCACATGCACGGGGTTCCTAAGCTGCAGCCACTTATATGGCCCGTTCGACTTTGGAACCCCATACTAATTCTAGTGGCGTGGTGGCTGATAAGTCCGGCGTAGCGTCTAGGTGCACGGTGTTTGTGCGCCTTATCAGTTGGCAAAAGGTCATCCGGGCGGCCAGCATGATCAGCCCGGCCGATTTCGGAACCAAGTCTATATGGGAGCAGCTCGATCGGAGGCCTGCCAGTTTCAATTGAACCGGCGACAGCAACAGTTCCCTCATCGACTTCGTATCAATCCCCTTGAGAAATCCCAAATACCAATGGGTTAGTGACACGCGCTCGCTGGGAAGATTATCCCCCTCTAATAACACGATCCTTTGAATCCACCCAGCAACTGCAACCAGCGGCAGTGGACTCCATCTGGAGGCCATCGATCGCATTGGCTCCATTCCCCTGGTGGAATCTAGTGTGAAGCGCGTGGAGACCATCTACGACAAGgtcaagaacaacaacaggcTCTTCTCCTGGTACTTTGAGACGGCCGAGGCCACCATCTCGGCCGCCTACGAGACCATTCAGCCGGCGGTGAAGCTCTTTGAGCCCTCCATTCAGCGCCTGGACAATGTGATGTGCAAGAGCCTGGACATCCTGGAGCAGCGCATCCCCCTGGTCTATCTGCCGCCCGAAATGGTAAGTAAGCCACCCGGTAGCTCATCCCCATTCGCTGACAAAAGGGCATCCTTCTTGGCTTAAAGATGTACTGGAACACCAAGGAGTACATGTCGGATCACCTGGTGCGTCCGGTCCTGAAGCGAGCCGACTCCGTCAAGCTGATTGGAAACGCGGTTCTGGAGAGCCCACTGACCACCTACGCCGCCGACCGCATTGATGGAGCCTTCACGGCCGGCGACAAGTTCGTGGACAAGTACCTGGTGCCCATCCAAACGGATCAGGATCAGACCGATGGTGAGTCCTTGCCTAAAAGTGATGTCAGGGCGGGTTGGCCTGATAATTTTGAATTCTACAATGCATGTAGATAAGTTCCTTTTCAATCtcctaaataatatttcttaaagtcACACTTATGTTACAtgtttattattcaaaattattgTAGTTCAAAAATTGCTTTCGACCCTGGATGGTCATATTGCGCCGATTCGACTGCAATTAACACGAATGCTTGGCCAAAAAAGTTAGTATAACTACTCACATttctaaattaataaaacacattttatatAAGTTGTTTGACGGTTCAAAGAACTCCATATAGTGTTAAATAAGATGCTTAAATCCTATGTCTAAAATGAAGCATTGGAAAAGCAGCAAATCACCTTAGGGTGCACTCATCTcatagtttatttttaaatgccgACGTTGTCGGGGAGGTTATCTCTGGGGAATGGCGAATTCATTGAAATCCGAAGCTAGAGAAAGTGGCGATAAGCCCTGGTCGGGATCCAGCGTGATCCGCGCTTGCGGTTAcacaaaaagcacaaaaatcGACTTGGCATGGAGATGGGCACTCACTTAATCCCCATATCCGCTTTGCAGGCCCGCAGGAGGATGATAACGACACGGTGCCGGACGAGCGGGAGCGGGGCGCCATCAAGGCGATCCATCACGGTCAACGCTTCTCCCGCAAGCTCAAGCGCCGCCTCACCCAAAGAACCATCGCAGAGGCGCGCGCCCTCAAGAAACAGAGCAAGGAGGCTATCCACGTGCTCATCTATGCCGCGGAGCTGGTGAGTAAAAGTTGAAAAGTAGGATAGggtttttagaaatattttttatatcatatGATTTACATAATATTGAACCACGGTTTTTTTTGTAAGTACCTATATCCAAACTTGGATTCCTGCCCTCAAATGTTTTTGGGGTTTCGtgatatttataatttttttataacaatatAACTTGTTTATAGAAACCACAAGGCTTGAGAAACCGAAATAAAGATACCATTAACCATAACTAACTTGGTCCCGCAGATTGCCACCGACCCCAAGCAGGCCGTTCAAAAGGCCAAGGAACTTTGGGTCTACCTCAGTGCAGATGAGCCCGAGAATCAGGCCAGGCCCGCCACGCTGGAGCAGTTGATAGTGCTCCTGACCCGCGAGTCGGCCAGGCGAGTGGTGCACCTGGTGAACTTCAGCGCCCATGTGGCAGCCAACATACCCAGGTTagtgaaaacaaataaaaatctcTCTCCTCCAACTGAAACCCATCCCCACAGAAACCTGGCACACACGACCACAGAGGTGGCCCACCAAATCGTATACATCAACCACCGCATTATCTCAATCTCCCGACTGGACAAGGTGAAGACCATATCCAAGGAGGAAGCTGAATCTCTCTTCAAGCGAATGCTGGCGTTCTACGGCAACCTGCAGGGTCTGACCAATGCCTACCTGGTAAGAGTGCGCGATATGTCTAGTTTTGAATGGAAGATCTCACAAAGAACATCCGGCAGGAACGCGTGGCCAGCTTTCTATCCGGACGCATGGAGGCGGAGAAGGTGACGGGCAGCGACAGCGCCAACTCCAACCACAGGTCCTCGCGGAGGAGGCAGGAGCCGAACCATTATTCAGCCGCCCACAATAACATCAACGGCGTCTACTAGCATTGAATTCTTTATTGCCATCGTATTCTTATTTCTTATGATAGAGTTCTGCTTCTCCGTGCATATACGGAAAATTCAGTAAACGCTATTGtgtatcttttttttacataatgCTCTTGCCAATAAATATAAGCCCATTCTCATATTTCACACTGTTCTTATTTGGTCGAAACGAATGTACTTTGTTTTCCTCACTGAGGTTTACATTTGTAGCGATTAGATAACAAGTGGTCGTATAGAAGAATTTTTCGATATTctaaatgaatattaaattgatattaaaaatatatgattgTTTGATACTGCCATCATTTtaagcatttaaatatataaaagtgaTTTAAAAGAATAAGTTTTGAGatgtataattttaaatcactATTGTGAACTTTACTCCTATCAACAGAGGTCTTtaaatcatacatttttgaaacTAGCTaagtgaaaatttaattttaagttaaaattttacatAACGATGGATGAACTACGGAGGACAGTCTACCTTTTTACTTGAAGAAGTTCGCTTTGTAGTACTTGAGCTCATTTATGCTCTCCAGGATGTCGTCCCGGCTGCGATGGGCGAAGACTTTCTTGGGAGCGGAATTGGCCACCTCAGGACACCACCGCTTAGCCAGTTCCTTGATGGTGGACACATCCACGATGCGATAATGCAGGTATTCGTCCACCTGAGGCATGAATTTCTGGATGAACAGTCGGTCCATGTAGACGGAGTTTCCGCCGAGGGGACAGGCGCGCTTTGGTATGTTCCTCTCGAGAAAGGAGAGCACAAGACCGGAGGCCTGCTCGGGCTTTACATCCGAGCCCTTGCACCGATCTATTAGCCCAGATTCGTAGTGGTGCTTCATGCACCACTCGTTCATCGTGTCGTACACCTCCTGCGGATGGTTGATGGCGAAGCAGGGGCCCTCGGACCTTACGTTTAGGTCCTTGTCCGTTATGATGCAGGATACCTCCAGGATCTTGTCCTTTTCGATGTCCAGCCCGGTCATTTCCAGGTCCATCCACACGATGTCCGTGTCCAAGCCAGGAACGTCTGGAGTGCTGCTCATTCTGGCAGTTGAATTGGAGCTGATGAAGCTCTTAGTTCCCAGGATCCTTCGGCTCACAAACAATCCCAAACGTTGCAGTTGAGGAAGCATAAGCATTTATTGCTTTTACCCAGGGAGTTATGCTATTTATTTACAAGTAAAAAAAAGCGGGCACCATGTGTTCGATAAGTATTCGATAGTCTGCGCAACAACTATTCGATAGGAGGTAGCACTTTCCAGCACTGAAGTAGGTCGACCCTAGCCTATGTGTTCAGCCTATCGTTACTTAATTTGCGATAGTTTTCCAAATCCCCGTACATCTATCGATAACATCGCTTGGCACTCACTCACCTCTACCGACTTGCATTTTTGTCAGAAATTGTTGTAGGAAAACGCAAAAAGCGTTGCTATAATCGCAGCCATGTCCTCCTCTTCGACCAGAGACCAGCCGGGAACCTCCCAGGAGACATTCGAGGACTTCTACTCAGAAGTAAGTGTGGCGGGCGAAACCGCGGGCTCGCCCTTTTCACTGAGTCTGGCTCCTCCCAAGGCAGCCGCTCGAAACTAAAATAaaccattattattatgtacACTTGAGTAAATGATTTTGTGCCTATATTGCAGGTgaaagaaattgaaaaacgTGATTCAGTTTTAACTCCTTCTCAACAAATTGATCGTTTACTTCGTCCAGGTTCAACGTACTTCAATCTCAATCCGTTTGAGGTGCTCCAAATCGAGCCCGAGGTCGAGGTGGCGGACATAAAAAAGCGCTACCGCACCTTGTCGATCCTCGTCCATCCAGACAAGAATCCCGACAACCAGGAGCGCGCTCAAATGGCATTCGATATTGTGTCGCGTTCCTGGAAGATCCTGGAGAACGAACTCACGCGCAAGAGGTGTCTGGAGGTGTACGAGGAGGCCAAGGGGCGAACGGATCAAATGGTGAGTCTCGGTTCTTCGGCGATGTCGAAAACCAAGCAGCCTTATTGAGGAACCATAGATGTGTATAGTGCTCTCCCGGGCATAGAGAAATCTCTGTGGGAGGTTCCTTGACCTGTCTTCTATATATACacatcaaaataaaagaaaattcaacAACAGAGCTGCTTTTTTATGGACAACcatattttattaatcatTTACTTGCCTTTCAGATTGcagaaaagcgaaaaaagcTCAAAAAGGAGGGTCGGCCCACAGAGCCCATACCCGAGGATGATCCCACCAAgtacaagcatgccatatacGTGA is a window of Drosophila biarmipes strain raj3 chromosome 3R, RU_DBia_V1.1, whole genome shotgun sequence DNA encoding:
- the LOC108024789 gene encoding lipid storage droplets surface-binding protein 1 isoform X1; amino-acid sequence: MGAARSEACQFQLNRRQQQFPHRLRINPLEKSQIPMATATSGSGLHLEAIDRIGSIPLVESSVKRVETIYDKVKNNNRLFSWYFETAEATISAAYETIQPAVKLFEPSIQRLDNVMCKSLDILEQRIPLVYLPPEMMYWNTKEYMSDHLVRPVLKRADSVKLIGNAVLESPLTTYAADRIDGAFTAGDKFVDKYLVPIQTDQDQTDVQKLLSTLDGHIAPIRLQLTRMLGQKSPQEDDNDTVPDERERGAIKAIHHGQRFSRKLKRRLTQRTIAEARALKKQSKEAIHVLIYAAELIATDPKQAVQKAKELWVYLSADEPENQARPATLEQLIVLLTRESARRVVHLVNFSAHVAANIPRNLAHTTTEVAHQIVYINHRIISISRLDKVKTISKEEAESLFKRMLAFYGNLQGLTNAYLERVASFLSGRMEAEKVTGSDSANSNHRSSRRRQEPNHYSAAHNNINGVY
- the LOC108024790 gene encoding probable oligoribonuclease, which encodes MLMLPQLQRLGLFVSRRILGTKSFISSNSTARMSSTPDVPGLDTDIVWMDLEMTGLDIEKDKILEVSCIITDKDLNVRSEGPCFAINHPQEVYDTMNEWCMKHHYESGLIDRCKGSDVKPEQASGLVLSFLERNIPKRACPLGGNSVYMDRLFIQKFMPQVDEYLHYRIVDVSTIKELAKRWCPEVANSAPKKVFAHRSRDDILESINELKYYKANFFK
- the LOC108024724 gene encoding dnaJ homolog subfamily C member 8 isoform X1; the encoded protein is MSSSSTRDQPGTSQETFEDFYSEVKEIEKRDSVLTPSQQIDRLLRPGSTYFNLNPFEVLQIEPEVEVADIKKRYRTLSILVHPDKNPDNQERAQMAFDIVSRSWKILENELTRKRCLEVYEEAKGRTDQMIAEKRKKLKKEGRPTEPIPEDDPTKYKHAIYVMVMKLFADMERRRQKLDQRDQEERKRKRETEIEEEERIKADREWQQNFEESRQSRVNSWHDFQSGAKKSKKAKKQKHMTGMMVPPKFKPESR
- the LOC108024789 gene encoding lipid storage droplets surface-binding protein 1 isoform X2, translating into MGAARSEACQFQLNRRQQQFPHRLRINPLEKSQIPMATATSGSGLHLEAIDRIGSIPLVESSVKRVETIYDKVKNNNRLFSWYFETAEATISAAYETIQPAVKLFEPSIQRLDNVMCKSLDILEQRIPLVYLPPEMMYWNTKEYMSDHLVRPVLKRADSVKLIGNAVLESPLTTYAADRIDGAFTAGDKFVDKYLVPIQTDQDQTDGPQEDDNDTVPDERERGAIKAIHHGQRFSRKLKRRLTQRTIAEARALKKQSKEAIHVLIYAAELIATDPKQAVQKAKELWVYLSADEPENQARPATLEQLIVLLTRESARRVVHLVNFSAHVAANIPRNLAHTTTEVAHQIVYINHRIISISRLDKVKTISKEEAESLFKRMLAFYGNLQGLTNAYLERVASFLSGRMEAEKVTGSDSANSNHRSSRRRQEPNHYSAAHNNINGVY